One window from the genome of Myripristis murdjan chromosome 6, fMyrMur1.1, whole genome shotgun sequence encodes:
- the rapsn gene encoding 43 kDa receptor-associated protein of the synapse has protein sequence MNIFMRHLVPEMGQDQTKQQIEKGLKLYQSNETEKALQVWTKVLEKTSDPGGKFRVLGCLITAHSEMGKYKEMLKYALAQIDTAREMEDPDYLTEGYLNLARSNEKLCEFHKTISDCKTCLNMQGTTVSLQLNGQVCLSMGNAFLGLSVFQKALESYEKALRYAHNNDDKMLECRVCCSLGNIYIQLKDYEKALFFPCKAAELVNDYGKSWSLKYRAMSQYHMSVAYRKLERLPDAMECCEESMKIALQHGDRPLQALCLLNFADIHRCRNDIEKAFPRYESAMCIMTEIGNRLGQAQIFLGVAKCWLLHKDYPKALESLQRAEELAEGIGNKLCMLKVHCLSEGIFRSLGQQEELREQVVKFLQCVEELELYCGMCGESIGEKDQQLQALPCSHIFHLKCLQTNGTKGCPKCCRSSMKPGFV, from the exons ATGAATATTTTTATGAGGCACCTTGTACCAGAGATGGGCCAGGACCAAACCAAGCAGCAGATAGAGAAGGGTCTGAAGCTATATCAGTccaatgagacagagaaagcccTGCAGGTGTGGACAAAAGTGTTGGAGAAGACTTCAGATCCTGGAGGGAAGTTCCGGGTTTTGGGGTGCCTGATCACAGCTCACTCTGAAATGGGAAAATATAAAGAGATGCTCAAG TATGCCCTAGCTCAAATTGACACAGCCAGAGAAATGGAGGACCCCGACTACCTGACAGAGGGCTACCTGAACTTGGCACGCAGCAACGAGAAACTGTGTGAATTCCATAAAACAATTTCCGACTGTAAGACCTGCCTAAACATGCAGGGTACCACGGTTAGCCTGCAACTCAATGGCCAGGTATGTCTTAGCATGGGCAACGCCTTCCTGGGCCTCAGTGTCTTCCAGAAAGCTTTGGAGAGCTATGAGAAGGCCCTCCGCTACGCACACAACAATGATGACAAGATGCTGGAGTGCAGAGTCTGCTGCAGTCTGGGAAACATCTATATCCAGCTTAAG GACTATGAGAAAGCCCTGTTCTTCCCCTGCAAAGCAGCTGAGCTGGTCAATGACTATGGTAAGAGCTGGAGCCTCAAGTACCGCGCCATGAGCCAGTACCACATGTCTGTGGCCTACAGGAAACTGGAGCGCCTGCCTGACGCCATGGAATGCTGTGAG GAATCCATGAAAATTGCGCTGCAGCATGGCGACCGTCCTCTGCAGGCACTGTGCTTACTAAACTTTGCAGATATTCACCGCTGCAGGAACGACATTGAG AAAGCATTCCCTCGCTATGAGTCTGCAATGTGCATTATGACGGAGATTGGAAATCGTCTTGGACAGGCACAGATCTTCCTGGGAGTTGCAAAGTGCTGGCTTTTGCATAAAGATTATCCCAAG GCACTTGAATCTTTGCAACGAGCAGAGGAGTTGGCTGAGGGAATAGGAAACAAG CTGTGCATGCTGAAGGTGCATTGTCTGAGTGAGGGGATTTTCCGAAGTCTggggcagcaggaggagcttaGAGAGCAGGTGGTGAAGTTCCTGCAGTGTGTTGAGGAGCTGGAGCTCTACTGTGGCATGTGTGGAGAGTCCATCGGCGAGAAGGACCAACAGCTACAGGCCTTGCCCTGTTCACACATTTTCCACCTCAA GTGCCTGCAGACAAACGGGACAAAGGGTTGTCCCAAATGCTGTCGGTCCTCCATGAAGCCTGGATTTGTGTGA
- the kbtbd4 gene encoding kelch repeat and BTB domain-containing protein 4 — protein sequence MESSEEGSLSVGGSVGEENYFLGYTFTDRSHSSRVVKSIMDLCLEDGLFADVTITVDGKEFHLHRLVLSAQSSFFRSMFTSNLKESHNRMIELKDVSAPVFQLLIDYIYHGTIKLRVEDLQDTYEMADMYQLTALFEECSRFLSRTVEVKNCLQVMWLADRHSDQELYTAAKHCAKIHLVQLHQTEEFLNLPLCLLLDIIKDGVPSSQNPTVAIESWINHNKVEREEFSCILQENLKEIGENVHIYLIGKEETRTHSLAVSLHCDEDDAISVSGQNSLCHQITAACKHGGDLYVVGGSIPRRMWKCNMHTMDWERCAPLPRDRLHHTMVSVPTEDTIYSLGGKTLQDTLSNAVIYYTVKDNMWTETSQLDTAVSGAAGVNLGGTIYLLGGEENDMDFFTKPSRLIQCFDTASQKCHIKPYMLPFAGCMHAAAHMDVIFVVAEGDSLVCYNPLLESFTRLRFPEVWSCVPSLWKVASCNGCIYVFRDKCKKGDANTLKFNPATSVVSVIRGIKILLTNWQFVLA from the exons atggagTCCAGTGAGGAGGGGAGCCTGAGTGTCGGGGGCTCAGTGGGAGAGGAAAACTACTTCCTGGGATACACCTTCACCGATCGCTCCCACTCCAGCCGGGTGGTGAAGAGCATCATGGACCTGTGCCTGGAGGATGGCCTGTTCGCCGATGTTACCATAACAGTGGATGGCAAGGAGTTCCACCTGCACCGCCTGGTGCTCTCAGcccagagcagcttcttccgcTCCATGTTCACTTCCAACCTCAAGGAGTCCCACAACCGCATGATTGAGCTGAAGGATGTCAGTGCCCCTGTCTTTCAGCTGCTGATTGACTATATCTATCATGGTACTATTAAACTGAGAGTAGAGGACTTGCAGGATACGTATGAGATGGCTGACATGTACCAGTTGACCGCTCTGTTTGAGGAATGCTCTCGCTTCCTTTCAAGGACAGTGGAGGTCAAAAACTGCCTGCAG GTAATGTGGcttgcagacagacacagtgacCAGGAGTTATACACTGCTGCCAAACACTGTGCTAAAATCCACCTGGTTCAGCTGCATCAGACAGAAGAATTCCTcaatctgcctctctgcctgctcTTGGATATCATTAAAG ATGGTGTTCCAAGTTCCCAGAATCCTACAGTGGCCATCGAGTCGTGGATAAACCACAACaaggtggagagagaagagTTTTCTTGCATTCTCCAGGAAAACCTTAAG GAAATTGGCGAGAATGTCCACATTTACCTGATAGGGAAAGAGGAGACACGGACCCACTCCCTGGCTGTTTCACTACATTGTGACGAGGATGATGCCATCAGCGTGAGCGGCCAGAACAGTTTGTGCCACCAGATCACTGCGGCCTGTAAGCATGGAGGGGACCTGTATGTGGTGGGGGGCTCTATCCCCCGTCGTATGTGGAAGTGTAACATGCACACCATGGACTGGGAGCGCTGTGCTCCACTGCCCAGAGACCGCCTCCACCACACCATGGTCTCTGTCCCCACTGAAGACACCATTTACTCCCTAGGAGGTAAGACCTTGCAGGACACTCTGTCCAACGCTGTCATTTACTACACGGTGAAGGACAATATGTGGACAGAGACCAGCCAGCTGGACACAGCAGTGTCTGGGGCTGCGGGGGTTAACCTGGGAGGTACCATCTACCTGCTTGGAGGGGAGGAGAATGACATGGACTTCTTTACTAAGCCATCCCGTCTTATTCAGTGCTTTGACACAGCCTCTCAGAAGTGCCACATCAAACCTTACATGCTGCCATTTGCGGGGTGCATGCACGCCGCCGCCCACATGGACGTGATCTTCGTCGTGGCGGAGGGAGACTCCTTGGTGTGCTACAACCCTCTCTTGGAAAGCTTCACTCGTTTGCGCTTTCCTGAAGTGTGGAGCTGTGTTCCTTCACTGTGGAAGGTGGCCAGCTGCAACGGTTGCATATATGTCTTCAGGGACAAGTGCAAAAAAGGCGACGCAAACACATTAAAGTTTAACCCTGCTACATCTGTGGTGTCTGTGATCAGGGGGATAAAAATCCTCCTCACAAACTGGCAGTTTGTTTTGGCCTAA
- the LOC115360556 gene encoding protein FAM180A: MDIKLQFQICLQIILGFWFGQMWKDVAAVGNHASYRISNSVSDANLMFEFLLGGVEIDQDNIVDLLDEEMASMRQGRAFLSQINDNIPKTRSSMEQMLDTLEGQEKAPLSPTEFESLALSMVYSAYQSKQQEGKAEQLAWSGVLLRLANVTVSDLRGHYLIAYA; the protein is encoded by the exons ATGGACATAAAACTGCAATTTCAGATCTGCCTCCAGATCATTTTGGGGTTTTGGTTTGGGCAAATGTGGAAGG ATGTGGCTGCAGTCGGGAATCATGCTTCTTACAGAATCAGCAACTCGGTCTCTGATGCAAACCTGATGTTTGAG TTCTTGCTGGGCGGGGTGGAGATTGACCAGGACAACATCGTTGACTTGCTTGATGAGGAGATGGCATCAATGAGGCAAGGGCGAGCTTTCCTGTCTCAGATCAATGACAATATTCCCAAAACCCGGAGTTCCATGGAGCAGATGCTGGACACGCTTGAGGGCCAGGAGAAGGCGCCCTTGTCTCCAACTGAGTTTGAGAGTCTTGCCCTGAGCATGGTCTACTCTGCCTATCAGAGCAAGCAGCAGGAAGGAAAAGCGGAGCAACTGGCCTGGAGTGGAGTGCTCCTCCGATTGGCCAATGTCACAGTCAGTGATCTGCGTGGACATTATCTCATCGCTTATGCATAA